A section of the Triticum dicoccoides isolate Atlit2015 ecotype Zavitan chromosome 7A, WEW_v2.0, whole genome shotgun sequence genome encodes:
- the LOC119332502 gene encoding serine/threonine-protein phosphatase PP2A-1 catalytic subunit, giving the protein MPSHSDLDRQISQLRDCKFLPDAEVKALCEQAKAILMEEWNVQPVRCPVTVCGDIHGQFYDLIELFRIGGDTPDTNYLFMGDYVDRGYYSVETVSLLVALKVRYRDRITILRGNHESRQITQVYGFYDECLRKYGNANVWKYFTDLFDYLPLTALIENQVFCLHGGLSPSLDTLDNIRSLDRIQEVPHEGPMCDLLWSDPDDRCGWGISPRGAGYTFGQDIAQQFNHTNGLSLISRAHQLVMEGFNWAQEKNVVTVFSAPNYCYRCGNMAAILEIGENMDQNFLQFDPAPRQIEPDTTRKTPDYFL; this is encoded by the exons ATGCCGTCGCACTCGGATCTGGACCGGCAGATCTCGCAGCTGCGGGACTGCAAGTTCCTGCCGGACGCCGAGGTCAAGGCGCTCTGCGAGCAGGCCAAGGCGATCCTCATGGAGGAGTGGAACGTGCAGCCCGTGCGCTGCCCCGTCACCGTCTGCGGCGACATCCACGGCCAGTTCTACGACCTCATCGAGCTCTTCCGCATCGGGGGCGACACCCCCGACACCAACTACCTTTTCATGGGCGACTACGTCG ACCGTGGCTACTATTCAGTGGAGACTGTTTCATTATTAGTGGCTCTCAAAGTTCGTTATAGAGACAGAATCACAATATTGAGAGGAAATCACGAGAGCCGACAAATCACTCAAGT GTATGGCTTCTATGATGAATGCTTACGAAAGTACGGAAATGCAAATGTCTGGAAGTACTTCACAGATTTGTTTGATTATTTGCCTCTCACAGCTCTTATAGAAAACCAG GTGTTTTGCCTCCATGGTGGTCTCTCTCCATCATTAGATACATTGGACAATATTCGTTCTCTTGATCGCATACAAGAG GTCCCGCATGAAGGACCTATGTGTGATCTTTTGTGGTCTGATCCTGATGACCGATGCGGGTGGGGAATTTCACCAAGAGGAGCAGGCTACACATTTGGACAAGATATAGCACAACAATTTAACCATACAAATGGTCTTAGCCTTATTTCAAGGGCCCATCAACTTGTGATGGAAGGGTTCAATTGGGCACAG GAGAAGAATGTTGTCACAGTTTTCAGTGCGCCAAACTACTGTTACCGGTGTGGTAACATGGCTGCGATTCTCGAAATTGGGGAGAACATGGATCAGAACTTCCTCCAATTCGATCCAGCGCCGCGGCAAATCGAGCCAGACACAACGCGCAAGACCCCCGACTACTTTTTGTAA